CTCCAATCAACCTCAATATTAGGTTCAATACCACTGCCGAATACGTTTATGCCTCGAATAATCTTCGCGATATTCCTAATAACGTTCTCAAGTCGCCACTTAATGGACAACTCAGTTAGACAATTCGATATTAATTAGTAGAACCTTCTTTTCGTGAAGTCATTCTCAAGGGTCCTAGCGTCAATGTAGCAATACGGTATGTTTACTTCATTTAGGGCAACCCTCAGTACCGATGTCTTGCCGACACGCCTAATTCCGTATATTTCAAGGAACCTTGACCTACCCCTTATGAAGTTTAGGATGCTATCTACCTCGTTGTCTCTGTCGAAGAGGCCCTCTCTCCTCGTTTTTGGCTCTATGTCGAATAACATGGAATACTCACCCCTGTATATAATACACAGGGGTGCTTAAATCCCTGAACCTAGAAAAATGAGTCAGCTTTTAAATACCCTCATTAGTAATACCTTGGTGCAGCAGATGAGCAGTAAGAAGGAGCTTCCTAAGCTTGAGGTTAAGGGCTTCGTTGGTTATATTAGGTATATTGCTTATTTAGGGACTTATGATGAGTATATTAGGGGCTTGAGTAGGGATGACCACTTGGTTAAGGATCGTAATAAGAAGGGAAAATAACGAAGTCATTACCTGCGCCCCCGCCAATACTGGGTTTGAAGGTTTAGGACCTGGTATACTAATGCCTATTGATGTTGCCCAGAGACTTGGGCTTAACCTATCGGGTGGTGATGCTGAGGTTTACGCCATTCGTACGGCTTCAGGGATTGCCCCCAATATATCGTTTTAGGGAGAGCATCAACGTTAAGGTGTTAGTCAGTGATAGAGATACGCCCATCGTTAGGTTGATACCCATTGTTTCTGAGTCTGTGGATTACGTACTTCTTAGTGATAAGGCTTTAACGGAGTTAGGCATAGTGATTATTGACGCGAGTAATGGCATTTGGTGCTTTAGGGATGAGTTAGGAAGGGCCTTTAGGGCCTCATGCACGCCTGGTTAGGTTATTGCTACGTGTAATATTTGATGCGCTATTGTGCCTATTGTGTATGTGGCTGCAGCTGCACCTAGGGATAGTAATATGTTCATAGCCATTGTATGGGCTATACGGCCGCTTCCTGATATTGCCGTTAATAGGCCACTTATGGCCTGTGCTAGAGCCACGAGCACTATCGATATGTATAGTGAGCCTACGTTGCCGATTATGTGGCCTAGTAATGGGAATGGCGCTATTACGAGTAATGCACCTATTAGGTAGAATATGCCCGTGTATAGGGCTGATTTCCCAGGGTTCTCGAGCGCCTCTTCGGATAGGCCAATCTCGCTTACTTCCGTTATCCTTTTGCTTATGTTCACATCTGTTGATAAGCTGGGGGCTATTTCACTAGCTGTTTTTTCGCCAATACCCATTTTATTTAGGGCATTCTTAACCCTCCTGGTTCTATCCTCTATGTCAAGGTTCTCGAGTTCTATATCTATCTTTGACAACATGGTCTCCCTAATATCCCTCTGGGCCTTTGTCGACATATAAGCGCCTACGGCCATTGAAAGCGTGCCCGCAGTACCAACTATTAGGCCAGCCAGTGTTATGAGTATGGGATTAGCAACGACAGGGGCTAAACCAGCCACTGCAGCTAACACCTCCACTAGACCATCGCTCATTCCGTACATGGCATCCCTAATATTATCGATGAATGCTTCGAACCTCGACTCTTCCTCCTTAAAGACCTCCTCATGCGAGACCTCATCAAGTAGTATCTCCCTAAGCCTATCTGTATATGGGCCAAGCGCATTCTTCCTAACCATCTCACCATACCTCTCAATAGCCTCAACCTCCGCACTCTCCCTCAACTTAACGAGAAAACCAAGCCCAAATAACCTCCTAATTAATACTGAGAACATGACTGAGAACCTGGAGGACCTTACATTACTAACATCAATACCTACTTGATCAGCAATAAATCTCCAGAACTCAGCGTGGCTAGTCTCGTACTGTGATAACTTTAACAATTCCTTTCTTAATTCCTCATTATTCTCAATCTTAGCGAGTGCTGCGTAGATCTCAGCATCCGTTAGCTCATCCTTATAATTCTCAATGACCTCATCTTTGCTAAGTCTTAACTGCATCTATCACCTACGTAAGTACTTGGTTTATTAAATCTATATTCTGGGATAATTTATAAAGGAAATTAGAAATAGTTCGCTGTATGGTATTTCCACTGGATGGTTTACAGGACTATCAATTAATATTTAAGCCGGAACATGAGATCCTAAGGAAGAGCATTAGGGAGTTTCTCGAGAGAGAGGTTTCTCCTCATGCCCTTGAGTTTGATGATAAGGATGAAGTACCTAGAGACATATTAAGAAAGCTTGGGGAACAGGGATTGTGGGGTATTGGCATTGATGAGAGCCTTGGTGGTCAGGGTGGCGATACAGTATCAGCGGTCATATTGATGGAGGAGTTGAGCAGGGTAGCACCGCCTCTGGCCGTTATCCGCGGTACCAATGACTTATTCGTAACGCCCCTTCTCCTCTTTGGTAGTGATGAGTTGAGGAGGAAGTACGTACCACCAATAGCTAGGGGTGAGGCCTTTGGTGCCCATGCCATGACGGAACCATGTTGCGGTAGTGATGTTGCAGGTATACAGACGAAGGCTGTTAGGAGGGGTGATAGGTGGATTATTAATGGTAGGAAGATCTTCATTAGTAATGCCGACATTGCTGATTACATAATGGTCTTTGCAAGGACAAGCGAGCCGCAACCAAATAGGCGTTGGTTTGGGATATCAGCCTTCATAGTTGAGAAGGGAACTCCTGGACTTAAGATTGGTGCTAAGTTTGAGAAGAGGGGTTTGAGAGGTAGTCATGCTGTGGAGGTTATTTTTGATGATGTTGAGGTTTCCGACGAGAATAGGGTTGGTGATGTTGGCATGGGTTTCATAATAGCCATGGAGACCTACGACAGGACCAGGGTTGGTGTTGCGGCGCAGGCACTTGGCATGGCACAGGCGGCCTTTGAGAAGGCCTTCCAGTACTCATTACAGCGCACGGCCTTTGGTCAGTACCTAGCCAGTTTTGAAGCCATACAATTTGGCCTTGCTGAGATGATGGCTGAGTTGATGACGGCGAGGTATCTAACGTACTTAGCGGCTTACCTGGCTGACCAGGGTAGGGAGGAGTTTAAGTATGTGGCTAGTCTGGCGAAGTTTTATACCACTGAGGCTGCGGAGAAAATAGTTTCTAAGGCAATTGATGTTCATGGTGGTGTCGGTGTAATTCATGAGACTGGTATAGAGAGGTTTCTTAGGGATGTTAAGATAACGGAGATTTACGAGGGTGCCAATAACATTCAGAGAGTTGTGGCCTTTAGACAGTTGATAAGGACGTTGACGAAGAAGGGCATTCTAAATCCTGATGTTGCTAAATCAATAACTTAGGCATTAGTCACGCTTATTAAAACATTATTTATCAGATATTCATTTCTTAGGTCATTGATATACCCCCTTCGGGAACGTGCATACTCAATCTCATTATAATTAAGGACAGCCGTAAATAGTCCCTCAATACCTGGTTCAATAATTAATACGAACTCGCCGTTAGGTGACGTTATAAAACTACCACCGAGTACATCACGGTTATCTGGATACTTATACCCTGTACCCATGGCTGATGCGAAGTATGCCGAGTTCTCAAATGCCCTTACTAGGCCTAGGCTTCTCCATAGGGGTACTCTATCAATGCTTATGCTGCTGGGGTTAGCTATTATGTCTATGCCGTGCTTAGCCATTAGCCTGGTTAATTCAGGATATAGTACATCAACACATATTATGCAGCCTATGTACCAATCATTTATTTTAATAATGCCAAGTCTATTGCCATTACTTATTTCTGCTCTCTCGCCAGTTGCCCTAGATGGATAAATCTTTTCCGAGTAATTAACGAGCCCCTTCTCATTGATCATGGGGCATATACTTACATTCCTATTGTTGGTATTAACGTAAACAGCACCACCAATTATTAAGGCACCTGTGTTATTAGCGAGTTCCTTAAGCAGGCTTACGTATTCATTGAATTCCTCACTACTAAGTACCTTTACTCCAACCCAGTTTTCAGGTAGGATTATTAAATCCGTTGATAGATCCCTAGTTTTAGCCCTTAACCACGCAACGCCCTCATTATAGTTATTAAATCTCCTCGTTTGAGCAATAGCTACCTTAAGCCTATCCATATACTTAACCCATTATTAAACTCTCATTACTTGAAGATTGATCATTCAGGTTGGGTTCTGTCAATATTGACTTTCTAAGGTCCTTAAACATATAGAAACTCCCTGGATACTTCCTATAACCAAGCATTCTATAGTACTCCCTAACGCCGACACCTGATATAACGAGCATCCTATAGGCATTAAACTCCTCAAGAGTTATGTGCTCAGCCCTCGCCATCAATGCCCTACCAATACCACGATGTTGCCACCAAAACAAATCAGTGGTCTTACTACCAATTGGTAGTTCAGGACCATAAACATGTAATTCCCTAATCAATGCAGTCCTCCCAACCTTTATCTCAGGCCTATGCGCATTAGCACTTGGTATCCTAAGCCTCAGTATTCCGTAGAGCGTGTCCTCATCATCAGTAGCCTCTAGGAACACCTCATGACCACTCGATGCCTCATAATCAATCCTATTAATCATTAGTCTCCTCGGTGTTGGTACTAGGCCCTTCTTTATGTACTTATGACCAACCTCACGGCACCTAATCTCCACACAATTAAGGCCTAGTTCCTCCATATCCTTAAGC
This is a stretch of genomic DNA from Vulcanisaeta moutnovskia 768-28. It encodes these proteins:
- a CDS encoding VIT1/CCC1 transporter family protein — protein: MQLRLSKDEVIENYKDELTDAEIYAALAKIENNEELRKELLKLSQYETSHAEFWRFIADQVGIDVSNVRSSRFSVMFSVLIRRLFGLGFLVKLRESAEVEAIERYGEMVRKNALGPYTDRLREILLDEVSHEEVFKEEESRFEAFIDNIRDAMYGMSDGLVEVLAAVAGLAPVVANPILITLAGLIVGTAGTLSMAVGAYMSTKAQRDIRETMLSKIDIELENLDIEDRTRRVKNALNKMGIGEKTASEIAPSLSTDVNISKRITEVSEIGLSEEALENPGKSALYTGIFYLIGALLVIAPFPLLGHIIGNVGSLYISIVLVALAQAISGLLTAISGSGRIAHTMAMNILLSLGAAAATYTIGTIAHQILHVAIT
- a CDS encoding ATP-binding protein; translated protein: MLFDIEPKTRREGLFDRDNEVDSILNFIRGRSRFLEIYGIRRVGKTSVLRVALNEVNIPYCYIDARTLENDFTKRRFY
- a CDS encoding acyl-CoA dehydrogenase family protein gives rise to the protein MVFPLDGLQDYQLIFKPEHEILRKSIREFLEREVSPHALEFDDKDEVPRDILRKLGEQGLWGIGIDESLGGQGGDTVSAVILMEELSRVAPPLAVIRGTNDLFVTPLLLFGSDELRRKYVPPIARGEAFGAHAMTEPCCGSDVAGIQTKAVRRGDRWIINGRKIFISNADIADYIMVFARTSEPQPNRRWFGISAFIVEKGTPGLKIGAKFEKRGLRGSHAVEVIFDDVEVSDENRVGDVGMGFIIAMETYDRTRVGVAAQALGMAQAAFEKAFQYSLQRTAFGQYLASFEAIQFGLAEMMAELMTARYLTYLAAYLADQGREEFKYVASLAKFYTTEAAEKIVSKAIDVHGGVGVIHETGIERFLRDVKITEIYEGANNIQRVVAFRQLIRTLTKKGILNPDVAKSIT
- a CDS encoding carbon-nitrogen hydrolase family protein — its product is MDRLKVAIAQTRRFNNYNEGVAWLRAKTRDLSTDLIILPENWVGVKVLSSEEFNEYVSLLKELANNTGALIIGGAVYVNTNNRNVSICPMINEKGLVNYSEKIYPSRATGERAEISNGNRLGIIKINDWYIGCIICVDVLYPELTRLMAKHGIDIIANPSSISIDRVPLWRSLGLVRAFENSAYFASAMGTGYKYPDNRDVLGGSFITSPNGEFVLIIEPGIEGLFTAVLNYNEIEYARSRRGYINDLRNEYLINNVLISVTNA